The genomic segment AAGAGCAGTCACTCCACTGGGCTGGTGCCACACACAGGATGCCCAGGCTGAGCTTGGGGAACATGGCAAGACCACATGTGCAGCTGTAGCCACGGGAACTTCAAACACAACTGGGTGTTCTGCAGAGAAACAGCAAAGGCACAAAAGATAGAGAGGCTATAGGCTGAGGGTGCAATGGGGAGAAACGTGGGGGGATATCAGATAGGAGAAGGGGCCACGGGGGCATAACTAAAGTGGATTCCCGAAGAGGACAAAGCCCTAGGCCACCAGCTGCCATATCTTCCAGGGTCCAAGTTTTAATGTGGGTCCAAAATAGATCATTTTCTAGCCCGTTTCCACCCACATTTCCCTAAACCAGACAGACCTCCAGGCTCTTTaggacacagagaagagacaTCTGCTGACTCTATGTCTTGGACCAGCCTACAGAGAAGAGAATATTGGTAAATCCAGGGTCAAAATTCCCTTCTATCCTCCTCAGCACCACTAAACATTCACTCACTCGTTACATCACCCATCATCTCAGAAATCATTCCTGGAACGATCAGTCAATGTGCTCATCGTTAAAACTTCCCCAATACCTATTACACTCTTCGTGACGTTTGCCATGTCAACGTCTACGCATATTCTAGCAGCCCGTTGAAAATTAAATTTGCACTAGGCCTGCTGGAAAGATGTTTGGTGGGAACCTTCCAAGAAATATAGCCATCTGTCAAGAACCACAAGAGTTCtctgggaaaaaatattaaaccacagggtgttttattttctgttaagaaaaaagggaaatttcTTCTCTACAAAAGTTAATCAAAATTCTGTGAGGCTCAGTGAGATGACTTTGTTATACAAAGCACCTCACCCCTGTGTAGGAACTCTTTCTTCAACAGCTGTTTTGGTGTCCACTGGCCTGTAACAGATCTGCTTCAAATAATGCAATCCTGGTACTTTCAGGATTTCAGTGGGCTGTGTCTGACAGAAGGACAGCAAGACAGCAAGACTGCTCACTCTGAACTTCCTGGCACCActcccagagggagggaggccagtGAGACCCCTAGTGGGCCGTCATTGAAGAGCAGGTGAGAGCTGGGTCTAAATACACAAAAGCCTCTACCAAAAAGTAGGCTCCGTTTTAGTGTGAACTCCTTCCCTATGAACTGAGGCCCTGAAACGAGTTCTGAGACTGGTATGAATACATGCGAGTCTCCTGGGTAAAACCAAGTTTGCTTAGTCTAGCTgaaagtggggagtggggaaggccGCGTGTGCGGCTATAGCCACAGGAACTTCATGGTCCGTGTTTTCTCCCTTGTGTGAATTGGGCAATGCAGGGTAGAGTCAGAGAAGTACCAACTTGGTCATTTCTTGTATTACAAAGTAGTACACTGGCATAcacgccccgccccacccctcccccacatatataCGTTGAGGAGACCCCGAGGCTCATGTACACAGGATACCCAATAACAATGAAATTCTTatattaatgaatattaaaacaataaaggaaagaataaagcacTTGCTTTTGCCTGAGATGTTTTAGAGTTCTCCCAAGAGAAACTGAAATACCAGGTCAGAGTTCTTAACCAAAAATTGATTCCCAAAGACAAGTACTTCTAAAGTATTTGTAAGTTTGGGGTTCAGTAACATGTACAAAGATAGAGTAAATTAACTGGGATTCGAAACTGAAAGTCAGTCACATGGTCCGGACAGGGCCGGCAGAGGGACAAGGGCATTGACTGAGGCAGCACGATGGATGAACAGGGGACTTAGTAGGGACAGACACTAAAACACACAAgtgacaaaaagaagaaacacacacagagggcAGCATTAACAGATGAGAAACAAACAGCTACGCGGACGGGTCAGAGCCCTGTGACAGCAGGCCAGGACGCAGCCACTCACCCTCCACGCTCCCCAGCATGAGTCACGCACGCATCTAGCCGGAAGCTCCAGGCACAGACAGGGTCCTGGGCCAGGATGCACTCTGAGCAGCTCTGGAGTCGGCCACAGTTGGTGGTGTTCACTTGTGTCACCTCAGTACTGGAGCCAACCAGGAGCCAGCTCTGCAGAAAGTGAGTGAGAAAGAGGAATATGCTGCATCTCCCAGACTTTAGGGTCTCACACTGGCTCAGATGTCTCCCCACCAGGCTCCCCCAAATCCACGACTCACTTTATACAATTTCATATTCTCAACTGGCTGTGGATCTGGGAATAAGGCCAGATCCTCAAGGACGCTGAGCTTGGCTCCAATCCGCACAGCTCGGTGGAGGTGTCCATCCTCTAGGAAGGAAGCAGGCAAGGAGCAGGACATAATGACACAACTGTACCCGTGCCTGAGACTCTGGTACCTGTAAGTACAGGACTCTCTCTTTAACGAGAGCATGTGTACACGCATGGGGTGGACAATGTACTTGGCTATTAAACATACCTGTCCCCAGGTAGAGCACATCATACTCTTTCCCTGAGAGGCTGGCCACCCTGTGGGCCACGACTCTGAGATAGACTGTATCCGTAGTGACCAGCAGGGGGTGGCCATCAGCCGGGAGCACTGGCTTGTCCATGAGGGGGTGGTCCCGGATAAAGGTGAGCACTCGgtcaggcagggagagagacgAGTCAAACTGCTGGAGCTTCATGTTATTGGTGACACACTAGGGGAAACAGGATGGGTGACAATGTTTCCCAGGGACCAAGAAGTATCTGTGATGCTTAGCTGGGCTCTTGCTGTACTGAGGTAATGCTGGCATGGGGTGGAGGGCTGCCCCAAACCCCTTACCTCTCCTGGTCTGGGCTGGGGCACATCATTGTCCATGACGGGCAGTCCCCTGTTGCAGTCATGTTTCAGCTCTCTGAAGGGACCATGCAGCACTGACCGGACGTCTTGTGGTCGGAAGGCACAGACAGCAGAGATGGCAGCCCCCTCCCTGGAAGAATCCCAGGTTGGGGCCAGGTTATTTGAAGAGAACTAGGGGACAACAACTCATTCCCTCTCAAAGGAGAGAACCCCCAAGATATGCCCAGGAGCAGTGCAGCCTGCTCCAGAGAGAGGCCACGCCCTCTGGAGGACACAGCCCTGACGCTATGCTGCCCTCCACGTATCTCCCACCCTGTAACTCTCCTCCACGCCAGGACCCCCTCACCACTGGGAGGAAAAGATGCCATAAAAGATGGGGGTCCCCACTCCAGTCTCAGGTCGAAGAATGGCCATGTCCTGCAAGACACTGGAGGCCCGGCCATGCTCAGGTCCGGGACACAGCAGGTCAGCCTTCAGAAATGTCGTCCACCTCTGCTGGAGGGTCTTCCGGCCCCCAAGGTCCCCCTGGGGGTGACAAGAGCATGGGAATTCCTTTTTAGAAGACCAACAGTGTAAGAAGAATGTGGAGACCAATACAAGTTTCCCCCAGAGAAGGACAGATGGGGAGGCAGATGTAGAGAAATGCAATGACGGACATACAGGCAGAGTAACAGTGCTGGAGAATAATACACGGGCGGACAGGTCACAGTGAGTGACAGTAACTAAGTTCACTGTGCACTTATGGAGTACGTACTACATGCTTTCCGTAACTTACCTCATCTAGTCCTCGAAACAACCCTATAGCTAGGCCTCACTAATATTCTCACCTGTAAGGAAGCTGAGGAACCTGCCCCGACTCACAGAGGCAGTAAGTagtggggcagggcctgcagcccaggtctGTCTGTCGGCAGTTTCTGCCTTCCACCTCTACACTAACTAGACCACCTCCCAGGGACGGTGTGTCATGGGGCCATTATGGGGTGACAGGGGCTAGAGCCCTTTCCCCACACTCCTCAAGCACCCAGAAAAGaagacaggagaaaaggagacagaggagagctGCAAAAATGGGGacccagagaagaaaagacagaagccAGGCAGAGCAGGAGACGACAGACAGACGGCTGGGATCGGACAAACAGCTGGGATCAGGATCTCACCGCGCACACACGGGCCACCCGAGGAACCTTAATGCGCTCATATGAGTCGAATGCTCGGGAAGTCTCCGTAAAGAAGAAGTAGATTTCATCATCTCCGTCTTCGTCCCCCCACTCGGCTGGCCTCAAGGCCACGGCTGCGACAAAAGCTGGAGCTGGGGAGACCTGAGGCCTCAGATCCCGCAGCCACAGCCTGGGGCCCCCAGCCTCCACctgccctctctgtccccagagcaGCCCTCGCCGTCTCCCCACCATTAAGCCAGGATGGCAAGGTCTCTGTCCGAATCCAGTCCTCAGCACGACCCACAGCCCGGGAGATAATTGGCTCCGTCCCCAGGTAGTTTTTCACGGTGGCAGCATAGAGGACCCCCCCTGCAGAAAGACAGGGAGGAGATGAGCTGTAAGAGACCCactgagggaaaaagaaggggtCACAGGCAGAGCAGGGAATAAAGCAGGGGCAGGAACTCTCAGGGGCTGAGCGTCCCTTAAGTGCTGGGCACTGCTGAGCACATGACAGGCATCCCCTCACTTAAAATCAACATAGATGCAAAGTGCTCCAGGCCAGGGAGGGGGACCAGCGTTAAGGGAAAAGTGCCCAAACGTTAAAACGTGCATGAAGGGAGACTAAAAGCTGCCCTTGTGGAAATCAGGCCGCTTGGCTGGTTTGCTTGCTGTCGTTATTGTCATCTTCGTGATTTCTCTACCCTGTAATATGTTAATTTACTGTGACTCTCCAGGAAGGGGGTTTGTTTGCAGCACGTCCCAGTTTTATGTAAGTTCACCCACTATGGTAAATGCCTGAAGGAACTAGTGTTCTTTCTGAACATGAGTGGGTGTACACTGCTCTGGAACAAGTCACAACTTTAGGGTGTACTAGCATCACGGGAATTGATCAAAGCGCAGACTCCTGGGAGAGAAAGGCAGGCGCGGCTCTGTGGGCTGAATGTGAGAGCACTATAGCCACTCGGAGCACCCCTGCCAAGGGCCCGGACGTGAGCAAGAGACAATGATTCAGGGGAGAAGGTCACAACGGCCCTGGAGTTTGTGTATCACAGGGGTTCTGGAGAGAGAAGAGTGGTGTTCCTGCACCACTTACTAAATACGAAGCACTGTGCTTAAATTTGAGCATGTGGTTGCCCCTAAGAACCCTCATCTGAGACTGGAAGACTATCATTTAATCAGACACCAGGGGGTAAGGATGCACAGATGCGTGCAGGAGCCCAGAGGACGACCCAGCCACATCTGACTGAGGGAGCAGCATTTCAGAGGTGATATCTGAGGTGGGTCTGAAAAATTAGCATTTGCCAGGTAGAATCACTTCAGGGAGGACAATGAACAGGTGGGAAGAGGGGAGCCATGTTTAGGGACGTGGGGCACTCCCTGTGGCTGAAGTGCTGGTGGCATACAGGGCCTGCCAGGCAAGCTAACAGATACggctagagatgcagagacaggCACCCAACTGTGATGAGTCTGCGCTGCCAGCACCAAGAACATGGACTTTTTCCTACAGGGAAGAGCAAAACTACAGAGACTTTCTTGAAGACAAGGTGACATAATCAGGTTTTGTTGTTAAGAAGATAATGCCAGTTA from the Desmodus rotundus isolate HL8 chromosome 5, HLdesRot8A.1, whole genome shotgun sequence genome contains:
- the SEMA4F gene encoding semaphorin-4F isoform X1, whose amino-acid sequence is MPASAVRPRPGPGPSPGSHFPLLLLAVLSGQVSSHVPRSVPRTSLSISEADSYLTRFTIPRTYNYSVLLVDPATHTLYVGARDTIFALSLPLSGERPRRIDWTVPEAHRQSCRKKGKKEDECHNFVQILAIANASHLLTCGTFAFDPKCGVIAVSSFQQVERIESGRGKCPFEPAQRSAAVMAGGVLYAATVKNYLGTEPIISRAVGRAEDWIRTETLPSWLNAPAFVAAVALRPAEWGDEDGDDEIYFFFTETSRAFDSYERIKVPRVARVCAGDLGGRKTLQQRWTTFLKADLLCPGPEHGRASSVLQDMAILRPETGVGTPIFYGIFSSQWEGAAISAVCAFRPQDVRSVLHGPFRELKHDCNRGLPVMDNDVPQPRPGECVTNNMKLQQFDSSLSLPDRVLTFIRDHPLMDKPVLPADGHPLLVTTDTVYLRVVAHRVASLSGKEYDVLYLGTEDGHLHRAVRIGAKLSVLEDLALFPDPQPVENMKLYKSWLLVGSSTEVTQVNTTNCGRLQSCSECILAQDPVCAWSFRLDACVTHAGERGGLVQDIESADVSSLCPKEPGEHPVVFEVPVATAAHVVLPCSPSSAWASCVWHQPSGVTALTPRRDGLEVVVTPGAMGAYACECQEGGAARVVAAYSLVWGSPRAPPSRAHTVGAGLVGFFLGVLAASLTLLLIGRHQQQRRQRELLARDKVGLDLGAPPSGTTSYSQDPPSPSPEDERLPLALGKRSSGFGGFPPPFLLDPCPSPAHIRLTGAPLATCDETSI
- the SEMA4F gene encoding semaphorin-4F isoform X2 encodes the protein MPASAVRPRPGPGPSPGSHFPLLLLAVLSGQVSSHVPRSVPRTSLSISEADSYLTRFTIPRTYNYSVLLVDPATHTLYVGARDTIFALSLPLSGERPRRIDWTVPEAHRQSCRKKGKKEAVSSFQQVERIESGRGKCPFEPAQRSAAVMAGGVLYAATVKNYLGTEPIISRAVGRAEDWIRTETLPSWLNAPAFVAAVALRPAEWGDEDGDDEIYFFFTETSRAFDSYERIKVPRVARVCAGDLGGRKTLQQRWTTFLKADLLCPGPEHGRASSVLQDMAILRPETGVGTPIFYGIFSSQWEGAAISAVCAFRPQDVRSVLHGPFRELKHDCNRGLPVMDNDVPQPRPGECVTNNMKLQQFDSSLSLPDRVLTFIRDHPLMDKPVLPADGHPLLVTTDTVYLRVVAHRVASLSGKEYDVLYLGTEDGHLHRAVRIGAKLSVLEDLALFPDPQPVENMKLYKSWLLVGSSTEVTQVNTTNCGRLQSCSECILAQDPVCAWSFRLDACVTHAGERGGLVQDIESADVSSLCPKEPGEHPVVFEVPVATAAHVVLPCSPSSAWASCVWHQPSGVTALTPRRDGLEVVVTPGAMGAYACECQEGGAARVVAAYSLVWGSPRAPPSRAHTVGAGLVGFFLGVLAASLTLLLIGRHQQQRRQRELLARDKVGLDLGAPPSGTTSYSQDPPSPSPEDERLPLALGKRSSGFGGFPPPFLLDPCPSPAHIRLTGAPLATCDETSI